In Pseudodesulfovibrio hydrargyri, a single window of DNA contains:
- a CDS encoding pancreas/duodenum homeobox protein 1 — MSQYGHIFTEDALQTIFPPERTEAFFEALFGDAEEGSYDISLAFSGNRGQDLDFELKLLQRPGKCLACNLTYGLPQVFSRHPVINLNGIADAVARAAGAPSADWTIGNTHEISRELHIIPLTITLA, encoded by the coding sequence ATGAGCCAATACGGCCACATCTTTACCGAGGACGCCTTGCAGACCATCTTCCCGCCCGAACGGACCGAGGCCTTTTTCGAGGCCCTGTTCGGCGACGCGGAGGAAGGCAGCTACGACATCAGCCTGGCCTTTTCCGGCAACCGGGGCCAGGACCTGGACTTCGAACTCAAGCTTCTGCAGCGCCCCGGCAAATGCCTGGCCTGCAACCTGACCTACGGCCTTCCCCAGGTTTTTTCCCGGCATCCGGTCATCAACCTGAACGGCATCGCCGACGCCGTGGCCCGGGCCGCCGGTGCTCCGTCCGCCGACTGGACGATCGGCAACACCCACGAAATCTCCCGCGAACTTCACATCATCCCCCTGACCATCACCCTGGCCTAA
- a CDS encoding DUF401 family protein, whose amino-acid sequence MDSLLVTLAPFLKVLFSFLLMLAGMRFRIGLGLAILAGGVAMGLLFGMGPLPIVQTGALALTQEKFLFLAAIVGLILILSDAMERSGQSRRLMEALSGFLTSPRLRLVFFPALIGLLPMPGGAVFSAPMIKTVSEDMRITNSDRAVLNYWFRHVWELIWPLYPGIILTLALADLQIIDLISYTWPATPVMLLTGWFFFLRPGVLGAKDLTVPMPLTTRSKSAALREGLPLLIAIVGAIGLETAIAALAPSIPFEFGVVAALAAAVVCVMVQNTQLGLNFLRQVLSKRSLWSMISVICAIFIFKDILQAAGVVTEMARVAGGDAALFASAAFLPFLVGMVAGINVAFVGATFPLLLGVLSSLGMQDQTIPYIVLATFCGFTGVMISPIHICFILTCEYFQCDLGRTWRKVVAPCLIFMASGVALFFLYS is encoded by the coding sequence ATGGATTCGCTTCTCGTCACCCTGGCTCCGTTTCTCAAGGTCCTCTTTTCCTTTCTGCTCATGTTGGCGGGCATGCGGTTTCGCATCGGCCTGGGGTTGGCCATCCTCGCGGGCGGCGTGGCCATGGGGCTGCTCTTCGGCATGGGCCCGCTGCCCATCGTCCAGACCGGCGCGCTCGCCCTGACCCAGGAAAAATTCCTTTTTCTGGCCGCCATCGTCGGCCTTATCCTGATCCTGAGCGACGCCATGGAGCGGTCGGGCCAGTCCAGGCGGCTCATGGAGGCGCTGTCCGGCTTCCTGACCAGCCCGAGACTTCGGCTGGTCTTTTTCCCGGCGCTCATCGGGCTGCTGCCCATGCCCGGCGGCGCGGTCTTTTCCGCGCCCATGATCAAGACCGTGTCCGAGGACATGCGCATCACCAATTCGGACCGGGCCGTGCTCAACTACTGGTTCCGCCACGTCTGGGAACTGATCTGGCCGTTGTATCCCGGCATCATCCTGACCCTGGCCCTGGCCGACCTCCAGATCATCGACCTCATCTCCTACACCTGGCCCGCCACCCCGGTCATGCTCCTGACCGGCTGGTTCTTCTTTCTGCGGCCCGGCGTGCTCGGGGCCAAGGACCTGACCGTGCCCATGCCCCTGACCACGCGCAGCAAGTCCGCCGCGCTGCGCGAAGGCCTGCCCCTGCTCATCGCCATCGTCGGGGCCATCGGGCTGGAGACCGCCATCGCCGCGCTGGCCCCGTCCATCCCCTTCGAGTTCGGCGTGGTCGCCGCACTGGCCGCCGCCGTGGTCTGCGTCATGGTTCAGAACACCCAGCTCGGCCTGAACTTCCTGCGCCAGGTGCTGTCCAAGCGCTCCCTGTGGTCCATGATCTCGGTCATCTGCGCCATCTTCATCTTCAAGGACATCCTCCAGGCCGCGGGCGTGGTCACGGAGATGGCCCGCGTGGCGGGCGGCGACGCGGCCCTGTTCGCCTCGGCCGCCTTCCTGCCGTTTCTCGTGGGCATGGTCGCGGGCATCAACGTGGCCTTTGTGGGCGCGACCTTCCCGCTGCTGCTCGGCGTGCTCTCCTCGCTGGGCATGCAGGATCAGACCATTCCGTACATCGTCCTGGCCACGTTTTGCGGCTTCACCGGCGTGATGATCTCGCCCATCCACATCTGCTTCATCCTGACCTGCGAGTACTTCCAGTGCGACCTGGGCCGGACCTGGCGCAAGGTGGTGGCCCCGTGCCTGATCTTCATGGCGTCCGGCGTGGCCCTCTTCTTCCTGTACTCCTGA
- a CDS encoding tetratricopeptide repeat protein, producing the protein MAEKKIDKSRRNFLFGAVRRIRKEDEQPVASTAGGIEVVKAANALYVDGNWEGARLKYKECLEQDKNDADVRYRLGVCSYRLGMYRQAKLEFERTLRIDQNYQDAFLYLGLTLVRLGRPEKTPGVWSRYFNPSAVKVMRELNLQLGLIETHQPDPDEDIALAVEKAIAESGDAVG; encoded by the coding sequence ATGGCTGAAAAGAAGATAGACAAATCCCGCCGAAACTTCCTGTTCGGGGCCGTGCGCCGCATCAGGAAGGAGGACGAACAGCCCGTGGCCTCCACTGCCGGGGGCATCGAGGTGGTCAAGGCTGCCAACGCGCTGTACGTGGACGGGAACTGGGAGGGCGCGCGCCTCAAGTACAAGGAGTGCCTCGAACAGGACAAGAACGACGCGGACGTGCGCTATCGCCTCGGGGTCTGTTCCTACCGGCTCGGCATGTACCGCCAGGCCAAGCTCGAGTTCGAGCGCACCTTGCGCATCGACCAGAACTACCAGGACGCCTTTCTCTATCTTGGGCTGACCCTGGTCCGGCTGGGGCGGCCCGAAAAGACCCCGGGCGTGTGGTCCCGCTATTTCAATCCGTCCGCCGTCAAGGTCATGCGCGAGCTCAACCTGCAGTTGGGGCTCATCGAAACCCACCAGCCCGACCCGGACGAGGACATCGCCCTGGCCGTGGAAAAGGCCATCGCCGAGTCCGGCGACGCCGTGGGCTGA
- a CDS encoding aldehyde ferredoxin oxidoreductase family protein: MDECYGRTGTVLHIDLTTGAATPEHPDGTVYERFLGGRGLAGHYLHPFVDREYTDPDLPLLLFTGPLTGTESPTSGRGTILSRSPLTGAVCDGSIGGGLPTRLKKAGYDGLVITGRAPAPCGIEIDDNEVRVVETSLWGQDTDAVLHALERRLPEDTSLACIGPAAENGSLLASVAVDHRHGGVRGGLGLVWAAKNLKYLTVRGTGEVRVHDPAALVEAREAIVRLTMASPVLMGGHGFSHWGTGALFDLINSRRMLPTDNFRKTWFDQGAEVNAAALARLYKPRDHGCLGCHIRCRKIALDGRSLPGFETMAHFTADVGNADPEAAMEAADLCGRLGLDPVSAASTLACLREITGKDYTDKTLISTLRAMAEGGDLAAGALNLAQACGRPETAMTVKGLELPAFDPRGGYGLALAYAVSTRGGCHQRAYPISHEVLRKPVATDRFTFSGKARIIKLAEDAIAACDSMNACRLIFLAAGLEEYAKALTAVTGKDWSVQSLLEVGERTTVNERRMNAENGFDSTDDDLPERFFTEPGTSGGGVDVPPIDREKFLAARRNYYWVRGLDENGDPTADTLQRLGLDR; encoded by the coding sequence ATGGACGAATGTTACGGCCGGACCGGCACGGTCCTCCATATCGACCTGACCACGGGCGCGGCCACTCCCGAACATCCCGACGGGACGGTCTACGAGCGGTTTCTCGGCGGCCGGGGGCTGGCCGGGCACTACCTGCACCCGTTTGTCGACCGCGAATACACCGACCCGGACCTGCCCCTGCTCCTCTTCACCGGCCCGCTGACCGGAACCGAATCGCCCACTTCCGGACGGGGCACGATCCTGTCCCGCTCGCCCCTGACCGGGGCCGTGTGCGACGGGTCCATCGGCGGCGGCCTGCCCACCCGGCTGAAAAAGGCCGGATACGACGGCCTGGTCATCACCGGCCGCGCGCCCGCGCCCTGCGGCATAGAGATCGACGACAACGAGGTGCGCGTGGTCGAAACCTCCCTGTGGGGCCAGGACACGGACGCGGTCCTGCACGCGCTGGAACGGCGGCTGCCCGAGGACACTTCCCTGGCCTGCATCGGCCCGGCCGCCGAAAACGGCTCGCTTCTCGCCTCGGTGGCCGTGGACCACCGCCACGGCGGGGTGCGCGGCGGCCTGGGCCTGGTCTGGGCGGCCAAGAATCTCAAATACCTGACCGTGCGCGGCACGGGCGAGGTCCGGGTCCACGATCCGGCGGCCCTTGTCGAGGCGCGCGAGGCCATCGTCCGGCTGACCATGGCCTCGCCCGTGCTCATGGGCGGGCACGGCTTCTCGCACTGGGGCACGGGCGCCCTGTTCGACCTGATCAACTCGCGGCGGATGCTGCCCACGGACAATTTCCGGAAGACCTGGTTCGACCAGGGGGCCGAGGTCAACGCGGCCGCCCTGGCCCGGCTCTACAAGCCGCGCGACCACGGCTGTCTCGGCTGCCACATCCGCTGCCGCAAGATCGCCCTGGACGGACGCAGCCTACCCGGGTTCGAGACCATGGCCCACTTCACCGCCGACGTGGGCAACGCCGACCCGGAGGCGGCCATGGAAGCGGCGGACCTGTGCGGCAGGCTCGGCCTGGACCCGGTCTCCGCCGCATCCACCCTGGCCTGCCTGCGCGAGATCACCGGCAAGGACTACACGGACAAAACCCTGATCTCGACCCTGCGCGCCATGGCCGAGGGCGGCGACCTGGCCGCGGGTGCGCTCAACCTGGCCCAGGCGTGCGGCCGCCCGGAAACGGCCATGACGGTCAAGGGGCTGGAACTGCCCGCCTTCGATCCGCGCGGCGGCTACGGCCTGGCCCTGGCCTACGCCGTGTCCACCCGGGGCGGCTGCCACCAGCGGGCCTACCCCATCAGCCACGAGGTCCTGCGCAAGCCCGTGGCCACGGACCGCTTCACCTTCAGCGGCAAGGCCCGGATCATCAAGCTGGCCGAGGACGCCATCGCGGCCTGCGACTCCATGAACGCCTGCCGCTTGATCTTCCTGGCCGCCGGGCTCGAGGAGTACGCCAAGGCGCTCACGGCGGTCACCGGCAAGGACTGGTCGGTCCAGTCCCTGCTCGAGGTCGGCGAGCGCACCACCGTGAACGAGCGGCGCATGAATGCGGAAAACGGCTTCGACTCCACCGACGACGACCTGCCCGAACGGTTCTTCACCGAGCCCGGCACCTCGGGCGGCGGCGTGGACGTCCCGCCCATCGACCGCGAGAAATTTCTGGCCGCCCGGCGCAACTACTACTGGGTGCGCGGCCTGGACGAAAACGGCGATCCCACCGCCGACACACTGCAACGGCTGGGACTGGATCGATGA
- a CDS encoding class II aldolase/adducin family protein — MKTLCEKYAAKLAAQGLATGHGPDAPLVGGLDAELVWNREDPRTDVLSGLFSRLSINSLVFVRPAEPYRTILDFLAARNPDGIRPEDTETRTFLHDIPVCGEFTAEAMAARLKRRKVIVIPGQGVAACGTVTPEQGFVSVSSAVFATFVLFFSDYLNRARNVTLDDEYVDVFSRVVRLLPAPRTDLPGLATGPFINEESVVAAMAEAGRKVVGFGLVDSFFGNISYRLGETIHISQTGSSLDELEGCIDPCPMDGSATNGLTASSELSAHEDVYRRSAFDCILHGHPRFSVIMSMDCERDNCPNRGRCHIHCTECRTVDGVPIVPGEVGTGPTGLCHTLPPAMAKNGAAMVHGHGLFTAGNNDFNKPFARLLEIENRCRDLYFERLSQYV; from the coding sequence ATGAAGACGTTGTGCGAGAAATACGCGGCCAAACTGGCCGCACAGGGCTTGGCCACGGGCCACGGGCCGGACGCGCCCCTGGTCGGCGGCCTGGACGCGGAACTGGTCTGGAATCGCGAGGACCCGCGCACGGACGTACTGTCCGGGCTGTTCTCGCGCCTGTCCATCAACTCCCTGGTCTTCGTCCGACCGGCCGAGCCGTACCGGACCATCCTGGACTTCCTGGCCGCGCGCAACCCCGACGGCATCCGGCCCGAGGACACCGAGACCCGCACCTTCCTCCACGACATCCCGGTCTGCGGCGAATTCACCGCCGAGGCCATGGCCGCGCGGCTCAAACGGCGCAAAGTCATCGTGATCCCCGGCCAGGGCGTTGCCGCCTGCGGCACGGTCACCCCGGAACAGGGATTCGTGTCCGTCTCCTCAGCGGTCTTCGCAACCTTCGTGCTCTTCTTCTCGGACTACCTGAACCGCGCCCGGAACGTCACCCTGGACGACGAATACGTCGACGTCTTCTCCCGCGTGGTCCGGCTCCTGCCCGCGCCGCGCACGGACCTGCCCGGCCTGGCGACCGGTCCCTTCATCAACGAGGAAAGCGTGGTCGCGGCCATGGCCGAAGCGGGCCGCAAGGTCGTGGGCTTCGGCCTGGTCGACTCGTTTTTCGGCAACATTTCCTACAGGTTGGGCGAGACCATCCACATCTCGCAGACCGGCAGCTCCCTGGACGAGCTCGAAGGGTGCATCGACCCGTGCCCCATGGACGGCTCGGCCACCAACGGGCTGACCGCGTCGAGCGAGTTGTCCGCCCACGAGGACGTCTACCGCCGCTCCGCCTTTGACTGCATCCTCCACGGCCACCCGAGATTCTCGGTAATCATGTCCATGGACTGCGAACGCGACAACTGCCCCAACCGTGGCCGCTGCCACATCCACTGCACCGAATGCCGGACCGTGGACGGCGTGCCCATCGTGCCGGGCGAGGTCGGCACCGGCCCCACCGGACTGTGCCACACCCTGCCGCCCGCCATGGCTAAAAACGGCGCGGCCATGGTCCACGGGCACGGCCTGTTCACCGCCGGGAACAACGATTTCAACAAGCCCTTCGCCCGGCTGCTGGAGATCGAGAATCGCTGCCGCGACCTCTACTTCGAGAGGCTGTCCCAATATGTCTGA
- a CDS encoding CPBP family glutamic-type intramembrane protease encodes MSDPTPRTAETAPGRFRPGPVLAFVLVTFAATWGIEGALIAEGLRFDYLVGQSSPALWLMGVMWIPGLAALLVTLFMERTGARGLIPALSLRLGSVGPYFLGIALIPLAYAIIYGLTWSAGLSGFDPEMESLSALSGTPIGQDTALQVMLPLSIVLGPLINFAFGMGEELGWRGFLLPRLMPLGKPVAYLILGLLWGLWHAPLILAGLNYPGQPIEGILMMCLVCLAFGAFLNEMTLYYRSSVLAGFLHGAANAQGYGIWNWMFPHAHPLLGGAMGLTGVFTWTALTCLTIAVLRKLRRD; translated from the coding sequence ATGTCTGATCCCACGCCCCGCACCGCCGAAACCGCTCCCGGCCGCTTCCGGCCCGGCCCGGTCCTGGCCTTTGTCCTGGTCACCTTCGCGGCCACCTGGGGGATTGAGGGCGCGCTCATAGCGGAGGGTCTGCGCTTCGACTACCTTGTGGGCCAATCCTCGCCCGCCCTGTGGCTCATGGGCGTCATGTGGATTCCCGGCCTGGCGGCGCTCCTCGTAACCCTGTTCATGGAGCGGACCGGCGCGCGCGGCCTGATCCCCGCCCTCTCCCTACGCCTGGGGTCCGTGGGTCCCTATTTCCTGGGCATCGCCCTTATCCCTCTGGCTTACGCAATCATATACGGCCTCACCTGGAGCGCCGGGCTGTCCGGATTCGACCCCGAAATGGAGTCCTTATCAGCGTTATCCGGCACGCCCATTGGTCAGGATACGGCCCTCCAGGTCATGCTGCCCCTGTCCATCGTGCTCGGCCCGCTGATCAACTTCGCCTTCGGCATGGGCGAGGAGCTGGGCTGGCGCGGGTTCCTGCTGCCCCGGCTCATGCCGCTCGGCAAACCCGTCGCCTATCTCATACTCGGCCTGCTCTGGGGCCTCTGGCACGCGCCGCTGATCCTGGCCGGGCTCAACTACCCCGGCCAGCCAATTGAAGGCATCCTGATGATGTGCCTCGTCTGCCTGGCCTTCGGCGCATTCCTCAACGAGATGACCCTGTACTACCGGTCCTCGGTCCTGGCAGGATTCCTCCACGGCGCGGCCAACGCCCAGGGCTACGGCATCTGGAACTGGATGTTCCCCCACGCCCACCCCCTGCTCGGCGGCGCCATGGGCCTGACCGGCGTTTTCACCTGGACCGCCCTCACTTGTCTCACCATCGCCGTGCTCCGCAAACTGCGGCGCGACTAG
- a CDS encoding rubredoxin, whose amino-acid sequence MDKWECPCGYVYDPAEGDPENNIPIGTKFEDLPDDWVCPQCGAEKEYFEKL is encoded by the coding sequence ATGGATAAATGGGAATGCCCGTGCGGCTATGTGTACGACCCTGCGGAAGGCGACCCGGAGAACAACATCCCCATCGGGACCAAGTTCGAGGACCTGCCCGACGACTGGGTCTGCCCCCAGTGCGGCGCGGAAAAGGAATATTTCGAAAAACTCTAA
- the ruvB gene encoding Holliday junction branch migration DNA helicase RuvB, with amino-acid sequence MSKCTLPEENVRPRKLSEFIGQVDLRTNLDVFIRAARERERSLDHTLFYGNPGLGKTTLARIMASELGVNMVSTSGPVIERSGDLAAILTNLERGDILFIDEIHRMPPTVEEVLYPAMEDFQIDLVIGSGPGARTVKLDLEPFTLVGATTRLGLLTSPLRDRFGCIFRIEFYSPEELGRIVERSAAILGVEVEPEGALAIGRRARGTPRIANRLLRRVRDYALVHGSGVVTRELAESSLERLDVDQYGLDNMDRKILTLMVEHFNGGPVGLKTIAAACAEEVRTIEDIYEPYLIQCGFLKRTPRGRVATAKAYQHLKMRMNDGQTSLL; translated from the coding sequence ATGAGCAAATGCACCCTTCCCGAGGAAAACGTCCGGCCCCGGAAACTGTCCGAGTTCATCGGCCAGGTGGACCTGCGCACCAACCTCGACGTCTTCATCCGGGCCGCGCGCGAGCGCGAGCGCTCCCTGGACCACACCCTGTTCTACGGCAACCCCGGCCTGGGCAAGACCACCCTGGCCCGGATCATGGCCTCGGAACTGGGCGTGAACATGGTCTCCACGTCCGGCCCGGTCATCGAACGGTCCGGCGACCTGGCGGCCATCCTGACCAACCTTGAGCGCGGCGACATCCTGTTCATCGACGAGATCCACCGCATGCCGCCCACAGTGGAGGAAGTGCTCTATCCGGCCATGGAGGATTTCCAGATCGACCTGGTCATCGGCTCCGGCCCGGGGGCGCGCACGGTCAAGTTGGACCTCGAGCCGTTCACCCTGGTCGGGGCGACCACCCGCCTCGGGCTGCTGACCTCGCCTTTGCGCGACCGCTTCGGCTGTATCTTCCGCATCGAATTCTACTCTCCCGAGGAGCTCGGGCGCATCGTCGAGCGCAGCGCCGCCATCCTCGGCGTGGAGGTGGAACCCGAGGGCGCGCTGGCCATCGGCCGGAGGGCGCGCGGCACCCCGCGCATCGCCAACCGGCTGCTCAGGCGCGTGCGCGACTACGCCCTGGTCCACGGCTCGGGCGTGGTCACCCGCGAACTGGCCGAGTCCTCGCTGGAGCGCCTCGACGTGGACCAGTACGGCCTGGACAACATGGACCGCAAGATTTTGACCCTCATGGTCGAGCACTTCAACGGCGGCCCGGTGGGCCTCAAGACCATTGCCGCGGCCTGCGCCGAGGAGGTCCGGACCATCGAGGACATCTACGAGCCGTACCTCATCCAGTGCGGCTTCCTGAAACGCACCCCGCGCGGCCGCGTGGCCACGGCCAAGGCATACCAGCATCTCAAGATGCGCATGAACGACGGCCAGACCTCCCTGCTCTGA
- the ruvA gene encoding Holliday junction branch migration protein RuvA: protein MIGYLRGELLSADEKGLVLLTPGGVGYEVAAPTSVLAKLPGKGKEVRLYVHTQVAEKAIDLFGFLEADDLDLFRTLISIDKLGPKKAMAILSMFDAAHLREIAFREDVTTLSTVPGIGPKSAKQILWNLKDKVDKLASTTGKAPSAPQGPQGEYLDALAGLKGLGYGEDEIRPMLLETFDDEPDLDAAGAIRAVLKKINAARS, encoded by the coding sequence ATGATCGGATACTTGCGGGGCGAACTGCTCTCGGCGGATGAGAAGGGCCTGGTCCTGCTCACTCCCGGCGGCGTGGGGTACGAGGTGGCCGCGCCCACGTCGGTCCTGGCCAAGCTGCCGGGCAAGGGCAAGGAAGTGCGGCTGTACGTTCACACCCAGGTGGCCGAAAAGGCCATCGACCTGTTCGGCTTCCTGGAGGCCGACGACCTGGACCTGTTCCGCACGCTCATCTCCATCGACAAGCTCGGGCCCAAGAAGGCCATGGCCATTTTGTCCATGTTCGACGCGGCCCACCTGCGCGAGATCGCTTTCAGAGAGGACGTGACCACCCTGTCCACCGTGCCCGGCATCGGGCCCAAGTCCGCCAAGCAGATTCTCTGGAATCTCAAGGACAAGGTGGACAAGCTCGCCTCGACGACCGGCAAGGCCCCGAGCGCGCCCCAGGGCCCGCAGGGCGAGTACCTGGACGCCCTTGCGGGGCTCAAGGGGTTGGGCTACGGTGAGGACGAAATCCGGCCCATGCTTCTCGAAACCTTCGACGACGAACCCGATCTCGACGCCGCCGGGGCCATCCGCGCGGTGCTCAAGAAGATCAACGCGGCACGCTCATGA
- a CDS encoding amidohydrolase family protein, whose protein sequence is MRINCHCHVFNLQSVFTKETRDIFKVKLDDRGVPEQLSNLLLAMLTMILEKKSGVDLRADRNLEIADILRELKEYDERTKLFERDPKLSIGDVSRLLKSFTSRTDKSASVAVDKFVSGLNALFDPAVLDGSGTDIEDLLAYVSIGFARSMDQVTDKLMAGLDPDVAIVPLMMDITKFPKDDYPLFVAQTEGTRRQIFRYPGRVFPFFAVNPKRGNTLSLMKDSLGTGFVGVKLYPALNYSVTSSAMARVLAECDGTGTPLLMHCMRRGFNADRFSYRHGAPVHWKRLLEDHPGLRICFGHFGGDENLLAAGGPDKDSWTSDILDLMLRFEGRVYADLAAHTDCMTEHRLKNYFDNLNALIAGPHGKYILWGSDWFMIRTRISEKNFWKVFEKRISKENFKRISEENPVRFLGLPVGGNPMGENIRRQVEYMKPRADRFGEGIGSFSLPEWLAGQLGAA, encoded by the coding sequence ATGCGGATCAACTGCCATTGCCACGTGTTTAATCTGCAGTCGGTTTTCACCAAGGAAACCCGGGACATCTTCAAGGTCAAACTGGACGATCGCGGAGTCCCGGAACAGCTTTCCAACCTGCTGCTGGCCATGCTGACCATGATCCTGGAGAAAAAAAGCGGGGTGGACCTGCGGGCCGACCGCAATTTGGAGATCGCGGACATCCTGCGCGAGCTCAAGGAGTATGACGAGCGGACCAAACTTTTCGAGCGCGATCCCAAGCTGTCCATCGGCGACGTGTCCCGCCTACTCAAGTCGTTCACGTCCAGGACGGACAAGAGCGCATCCGTTGCGGTCGACAAATTCGTCTCCGGATTGAACGCCCTGTTCGACCCGGCCGTCCTGGACGGAAGCGGCACGGATATCGAGGATCTGCTGGCCTACGTGTCCATCGGCTTCGCCCGGTCCATGGACCAGGTCACGGACAAGCTCATGGCCGGGCTCGACCCCGACGTGGCCATCGTGCCGCTTATGATGGACATCACCAAGTTTCCCAAGGACGACTACCCCCTGTTCGTGGCGCAGACCGAAGGGACCAGGCGGCAGATATTCCGCTATCCGGGCAGGGTTTTTCCTTTTTTCGCGGTCAACCCCAAGCGCGGCAATACCCTCAGCCTGATGAAGGACTCCCTCGGTACGGGCTTCGTCGGGGTCAAGCTGTACCCCGCCCTGAACTACAGCGTGACCTCCTCGGCCATGGCCAGGGTACTCGCCGAATGCGACGGGACCGGGACGCCGCTGCTCATGCACTGCATGCGGCGCGGCTTCAACGCCGACCGGTTCTCCTACCGGCACGGCGCGCCGGTCCATTGGAAACGGCTGCTGGAGGACCATCCCGGACTCAGGATATGCTTCGGGCACTTCGGCGGGGACGAGAACCTGCTGGCCGCGGGGGGCCCGGACAAGGACAGCTGGACCTCGGACATCCTGGACCTGATGCTCCGGTTCGAGGGCCGGGTCTACGCAGATTTGGCGGCGCACACGGACTGCATGACCGAACACAGGTTGAAGAACTACTTCGACAACCTGAACGCGCTGATCGCCGGGCCGCACGGGAAGTACATCCTCTGGGGCTCGGACTGGTTCATGATCCGGACGCGGATCAGCGAGAAGAATTTCTGGAAGGTCTTCGAGAAACGGATCAGCAAGGAGAACTTCAAAAGGATTTCGGAAGAGAACCCCGTGCGCTTCCTGGGGCTGCCTGTGGGCGGCAACCCCATGGGCGAGAACATCCGGCGGCAGGTGGAGTACATGAAGCCGCGTGCGGACAGATTCGGGGAGGGGATCGGTTCCTTCTCCCTTCCGGAGTGGCTCGCCGGACAGCTGGGCGCGGCGTAG
- the ruvC gene encoding crossover junction endodeoxyribonuclease RuvC, producing MAEGLVVLGLDPGTRVTGYGVVRELSGKAELVATGTIRTPVKKDMATRMGVIFNQLQELIRLHGPAEAAIENVFVSKNPSSALKLGQARGACMAACAVNDIPMGEYEPSKVKKNLVGVGNAPKSQVAYMVAHCLGIKKPDWPEDASDALAIAICHLNERRMRRLTCG from the coding sequence ATGGCGGAAGGGCTGGTCGTCCTGGGGCTCGACCCCGGAACGAGGGTCACCGGCTACGGCGTGGTCCGGGAACTCTCGGGCAAGGCCGAGCTGGTGGCCACCGGCACCATCCGCACCCCGGTCAAGAAGGACATGGCCACCCGCATGGGGGTCATCTTCAACCAGCTCCAGGAGCTCATCCGGCTCCACGGCCCGGCGGAAGCCGCCATCGAAAACGTGTTCGTTTCCAAGAACCCCTCGTCGGCCCTCAAACTCGGGCAGGCGAGGGGTGCCTGCATGGCCGCCTGCGCCGTCAACGACATCCCCATGGGCGAGTACGAGCCCTCCAAGGTCAAGAAGAACCTGGTCGGCGTGGGCAACGCGCCCAAGTCCCAGGTGGCCTACATGGTCGCCCACTGCCTGGGCATCAAGAAGCCGGACTGGCCCGAGGACGCCTCGGACGCCCTGGCCATCGCCATCTGCCACCTGAACGAGCGGCGCATGCGCCGGTTGACTTGCGGCTGA
- a CDS encoding YebC/PmpR family DNA-binding transcriptional regulator yields the protein MAGHSKWANIQHRKGRQDAKKAKFFTKAAKDIILAAKAGGGNPDDNSTLRLAIQKAKAVNLPKDKIDNAIKKGTGELAGGDLAEVMYEGYGPGGVAMLVEVATDNKNRTVAEIRHAFTKHGGNMAENGAVSYMFNRKGVIVFNGEKYTEDELMEAGLEAGADDIVEDGETFIVYTEPADFMAVQQAFADAGMEYESAEFNQVPENLVPVDAAVGKKVMNLFDALEDNDDTQNVYMNADLPDDLFDEED from the coding sequence ATGGCCGGACATAGTAAATGGGCGAACATTCAGCACCGCAAGGGGCGTCAGGACGCCAAAAAGGCGAAATTTTTCACCAAGGCCGCCAAGGACATCATCCTGGCCGCCAAGGCGGGCGGCGGCAACCCCGACGACAACTCGACGCTGCGCCTGGCCATCCAGAAGGCCAAGGCGGTGAACCTGCCCAAGGACAAGATCGACAACGCCATCAAGAAAGGCACCGGTGAACTGGCCGGCGGCGATCTGGCCGAGGTCATGTACGAGGGCTATGGCCCGGGCGGCGTGGCCATGCTCGTCGAGGTGGCGACCGACAACAAGAACCGCACCGTGGCCGAAATCCGCCACGCCTTCACCAAGCACGGCGGGAACATGGCCGAGAACGGCGCGGTGTCCTACATGTTCAACCGCAAGGGCGTGATCGTCTTCAACGGTGAGAAGTACACCGAGGACGAACTCATGGAAGCGGGGCTGGAGGCCGGTGCCGACGACATCGTCGAGGACGGCGAGACCTTCATCGTTTACACCGAGCCCGCCGACTTCATGGCCGTGCAGCAGGCCTTTGCCGACGCGGGCATGGAGTACGAGTCCGCCGAGTTCAACCAGGTCCCCGAAAACCTGGTGCCGGTGGACGCCGCCGTGGGCAAGAAGGTCATGAACCTGTTCGACGCCCTGGAAGACAACGACGACACCCAGAACGTCTACATGAACGCCGACCTGCCGGACGACCTGTTCGACGAGGAAGACTAG